A window of Candidatus Brocadiaceae bacterium genomic DNA:
TGAAGTTGTCCAGCGAGCTTTCGTAGTTCTGCTGGACCCGGACGATGCGATCGCCGGCCTCCAGTTCGCGCTGGCGCACCTGGTCGACCTGGTATCCGGAGAACTCGCCGGCATCGGCCATGGCCTCGGCCCGCTCTCTGAGCAGCATCAGGCTTTCCAGGTTCCGGCGCTCGTTCTCGACCACCTGCGCGTCTTCGAGGACGCGGTAGTAGGCGGCCAGGATGCTGACGAAGAACGTGCGGCGGAACCGCACGAAGCTGCGGATCTGGTAGACGGTGTCGCGTTCGGCCTGGGTGAGTCCCTCGGTCACCGAGATGCCCGCGCCCTGGAGCAGGGGCTGGGTGACGGTGATGCGCAGGGCGGAGGCGGCCGCGCGCTGCGGGTCGCCCTTGACGAACTGGCTGACGCTGGTCGAGAGGGCGGCGGTGATCCGGGCGCCGGTCGACAGGAGCCAGGAGAAGCCGAAGTCGGAGTCGCCGGACACGCGGCGGCTCTCGCCCATGTCGACCTCGTCGTACTGGCCGGCCAGCGCGCCGAAGAACTGGGGTCGGAAGGCATATCGCTGGAGGGTCAGGGAGAGGACCTGGCGGTAGACGTTCTCCTTCTCCGTCTGGTAGCGCCGGCTGTTGAGGGCGGCGACTTCCAGTGCCCTGGCCAGCGACAGGACATAGGGCCGCTCTGCGTTCGAGGGGGGCTCTGCGTCTTCGGTCGCGGGCGGTTCGGCACGCGGGCAGTCGGCCAGCACGTCGTGCACGGCCTGTTCGATGGTGAAGTCCGACACCATGCCGGGCACGATCCGCGACCTGGCCTCGATGATGCCGTACACCTCTTTGTCGGCTGACGTGCGGTAGTAGTTGCGCGAGCAGCCGACCAGGCCCGGGCCTGCCAGGCAGGCCAGGAGCATCCAGGTGGAACATCTGCGGGCGAACTGGGTCATTGTGCTTGCTCGATCCTGATCTCTGCGGTTGGAGCGGCCGGCCGTCGGGAACGGCGGACTTCTCACGTCCCCCCCGTTTCGGAGGGGCTGCTCGCGAGCGGGCGAGCAGTGCCCATTGTGAGACCCCCGGTCTGGAACGTCGGAATGCGGCACATGTCAGGTGGCTTGCCTCGCCGTCTTCTTGCGGGCCTCGGGCCGTGCGAGCAGGCCCTTCTCGAAGAGGTCGATCACGCTTTCGGTGGGGCAGACTCCTTCCGGCATGATGTTCCGGTGCCTGAGCGCCGTGCGCACCATGCCCAGCAGGAGGCGGGCCGCCGCCGCCGGTTCGAGGGCCGTCTGGTAGTTTCCGTCCTTGATTCCCTTGGCGATGAACCCGGCGACGACGGCAATCACCTTCTCGTCCCGAACGCCCCAGCGTTTCTGTAGGGTGCTTCGGCGGCGGGAGTCGCGCAACTGCTCGCTCCAGACCAGCCGGAACAGGTTGTGCCGTTCCCGGAAGAACTCGGCGATGCGCACGATCGCCTCCCGCAGCCCCATGCCCGGGTCCGTCTGCTCTTCCGCGACGGCCTCGACCGAGGCCGTCAGTTCATCCTGGCCCGACGCGATGACCTGCCAGAACAGGTCTTCCTTGTCCTTGAAGTAGCGGTAGACGGTTCCTTTCCCGACGCCCGCCTTCCTGCAGACGTCGTCGAGCGTCACCTCATGGTAGCGATGGGAGGCGAACAGCCTCTCGGCCACCTTGCGGATCTGTTCTGCCTTGTCGGCCACGGCGCGTTCCCGGAAATGGTACTGACCAGTCAGTTCTATTCTGACGGATTTGCCGGAGCGGCGCAAGGGAGGAGGGGAGAATCGTCTTTGAGGCGGGCCGCGACATGCCGCGCCGGGGGCCGGGCGCGGGGCTCAGTCGGGTCGCGCCTTGACCCGGCGGCCGGCGGACAGGTCCGTTGGGGGCCTTCGGATGACCCGTTCGCCCGGCGAGAGGCCGTCGGTGACCTGGTAGGTCTCCTGGCCCTTCAGGCCCAGGGCGACGGGGCGCAGGCGGGCCCGGCCGGCCTCGACGGCGAAGACGGCCATGCCCTCGGCGGCCGAGAACACGCAGTCGGCCGGCACGGTCACGGCGTCCTGGCACGTGTCGACGACGATCCGGACGTCCAGCTCCGACCCCGGCTTGAGCCCGAGTGTGGAGTTGTCGAACTCGATCAGGACGGCCACGCGCTGCTGGCGCACGCCGAGGGAGGATATCTTCGTGAAGCCGGACGGGAAGACCCGGGCCACCCGGCCGGACGCCGTCGGGTCGGTGACCGCCCGGCCCAGGAGCCGCACGGGCTGGCCCTCCCTGATCCGGCGGATGTCGTCGGACAGGATGTCGGCGCGGATCTCGATGCTGGTCGGGTCGCCCACGGTGGCCAGAGGCGTGCCGGGCTGGACGAAGCGGTCGCTGTCCAGGTGCTTCTCCAGCAGGACGCCGGCGATGGGGCTGCGCACGTCCGTCTTGCCCAGCTCGTGCGCCAGCAGCGCGATGTTGCTGCGGGACTGCGCGAT
This region includes:
- a CDS encoding TolC family protein; this translates as MTQFARRCSTWMLLACLAGPGLVGCSRNYYRTSADKEVYGIIEARSRIVPGMVSDFTIEQAVHDVLADCPRAEPPATEDAEPPSNAERPYVLSLARALEVAALNSRRYQTEKENVYRQVLSLTLQRYAFRPQFFGALAGQYDEVDMGESRRVSGDSDFGFSWLLSTGARITAALSTSVSQFVKGDPQRAAASALRITVTQPLLQGAGISVTEGLTQAERDTVYQIRSFVRFRRTFFVSILAAYYRVLEDAQVVENERRNLESLMLLRERAEAMADAGEFSGYQVDQVRQRELEAGDRIVRVQQNYESSLDNFKVTLGLPAETPLILDPAELSRLTEEGDLAIPLSAERIQELAMAHRLDL
- a CDS encoding TetR/AcrR family transcriptional regulator, whose product is MADKAEQIRKVAERLFASHRYHEVTLDDVCRKAGVGKGTVYRYFKDKEDLFWQVIASGQDELTASVEAVAEEQTDPGMGLREAIVRIAEFFRERHNLFRLVWSEQLRDSRRRSTLQKRWGVRDEKVIAVVAGFIAKGIKDGNYQTALEPAAAARLLLGMVRTALRHRNIMPEGVCPTESVIDLFEKGLLARPEARKKTARQAT